The following DNA comes from Vespula pensylvanica isolate Volc-1 chromosome 5, ASM1446617v1, whole genome shotgun sequence.
TGGCATCGGTCCAGCAACCACGTTACTGAAATAGATTTCGGCGCTGGTAATGCAACGGGTCCTCGTAGGCAATGAATAGCGGCAAGAAGATCAGTAGCGCGTCGGCCAGTTCCCGAGGAAAAACCGGAGGTACCCGACTCCGCGAGCTACACATGAACGTGAGTGTGGAACCCTTTGATTCTTCAGTTAGTGAGTtctctcgatatatcgatcgatcgatcgatcatttgcttcgtcaattatttattgtgtCTACTTCGATGTGATTATCGCGTAAAAAAATCTATGCGTATCGTCGTCGTGTTTCCAAGAAAGTTCATGTAAATATCCGCGAGAATAGAGCGACTCTGCTCTATTTTCGTACAGTGCATCGTgccgaaggaaagagagagagagagagagagagaaattcaacGCCAAGCTGCCTGGCCTCCGCTCGCATTTTTCACGATGAtacgtgagagaaaaaagaaagaaaaaagataaataggcTAGCTGTTGATAGGTCCGTCGTGCGTGTTTTTAACgtcgaaatttcattttcatcgggAATGGCTCGAGATTGACGGAATTCGTATGTCTATCTAGAATTTGGAAGATCTCCAATTTGCTCGGGCTTTAGCGATTTCATCGAGGAACAATTCTCGTcaacgatttcttcttcttctccttcttcttcttcttcttcttcttccttcccttcGTTGCTAATCGGTACGATGAGTCATAACACAACAATGTGTTCCATGCTGCACAGTTTTACAAGTATTAGACAAGAGAATGACGTTCGAGTTATGTCGAACGATTAGacgagtaaaaatattatagaagagTAATAAAAAGCTAAAATTTTCTAGAACATTGTATCTATGCCGTTTGGCCCGGGAAAATTTGTTTGGCCGTCCAAAACAGTACTGCGGGGAACAAAAGAGATAGCCACgtagaaagggaagagaaggagtaAACGCGTTCTAAAGATACCATCTAATTCGAGAATCTAATTCACATTTATCTTACAGCCTTTAAGACTAACGTGATCGCAGAACGAAAATGTCGGAATATCAtggttatttatttacttggaATATTTCTACTGGACTATCGACGCCCATTCATATAACACGTGTCCCAGAATATGTCGAGGAATGTTATGTTGCGAGATGACGACATTTCGCTTTATTTTTGGACGCGGAACAGAGATTTTTCGTCAATGCCCCcgtaaataaaaacgatcaaAGGATACCCAGATTTATTCTATTTccgaagaataaaagaagctTCTTTTACAAGGATTAATTCATtatacgttttcttcttctaacgaCTTTGCAGAATCCGGGAGCTGAAAAATGGCGGCCCATGGCCATTTCGAATCCATCTACTCGATTGCGTATGGCACGGACCATGCCTCACTGGGTATTGGTACGTTCTAATATACTTTTACATAAccgattattaatatcaaaataaagaaGTTTACGATCTGACAATGATTTGACATTGACAAGTAACGTTTGACAATagctttgaaagaaaatttgtcgaattaagaataaaacaataaatgttGTATAAAAGGCACAACAGCAGAAGGATGCGGAGGAGCGGAAGGAACGAATACCAACCCCACCGAAGGTACCACCACCGTCGCTCTCCGGAGACTGTGGTGACCCAGACTACGAGATCATCGAATTCCCGATCCGAGGAACACCCCAGAAAACGACACCAATGTCGACCGACCTACCATCCATTACCAAGCACAGCAAATGTGCCCTTTGCGGCACCGAGAACGTCTTTGCACGATGCGACACCTGTAAAGAGAATTATTGCGAAGCATGTGACGACATGAATCATAAACATCCCAAGAGAAAAGCTCACGTTAGACGGAGGATCGTGACTGAAACTGCAGCAAAGAACAGACCACCTTTGCCACCAAAAGGTGAAAATCTAGCTGGTCCACCTCCTGTACCACCACCGAGAAGAAATCGCAAGAGCTCTCAGGTAGGCTGCATCCTATCCTAATTCCTGATATCCTATTACAAGAACATCTCCTAAAACACgataacttttctttcgttggtTATGtaccctatttctctctctctctctctctctctctctctctctctcttactcgctcactcactcactcactcactcactttttctctcttcgatattCCCTTTCCGGATCTGCAGATACCTTAATTATAACGACGGAtcttaatacataatatttatactcgTATTATTTAACGAACGTTCACGTTGATGATTCATTGTCACTACAAACGTCACACCGAGGCAACGAAGATTGTTTACccttcaatattttattaccgtTGAATTGTTTTACAGATTTTATTGTAACACCCTCGTATTGTTTTCTAATACACCATGTTACCGAAAAAGACGTCTGCCGTATTCACTGAacccgttctctctctctctttctctatcacaaTTTCCGTTTGAAGGTAACGGCGTGGAAAAGACCTCCGGCAAAGTCATCATagttaataatcaaaaaacaaCGGAGATATTGTTGCTTCGTTGAAACAGTGAATATGGCAGGTTAGGGTTAGAACGGTAACacgatcatttttcatataccATTCGTAATCTTTTCCGTACCGTTACTGGTACCTTCCCATTCCTGATCTTCCTGCAGGACGAGATTACACGCAGAAACATAGGATTTatacgtacctacctacctacctacgtttGAATTCTTTACAGCATCTACCATCGGCTTGTatcgcttaaaaaaaaaaaaaaaaaaaaaaaaagaattcactTACAGCGTATGTAGCATACAAAAAGTCACGTTTAGGAGTCGGCATTTCGTTTCGTAAATCCTTCTATGCGTATCCACGAAGCCAATTTATGTATTCGACAAAATATACCTATGTAAAAACCGAACGGTATTCCGAATGTCAAAATGTGATATCTAAATCCAACGTGTAAGCTAAAGTTTCGCGCTTAGGCCAAACTCACGCAGAATCAAGGAGGTACGAATCGATCATTGATCGAGAAACCGGGAAGTACGAAGCGTGATGTTTCCAACGCTAGTGGATCATCGTCGACGACTAGGGAGACAAATTTTCAAGGATCGAAGATTAACACCACGATCGAAGGATCGGGATCGAGTACCGACAAGATGTCTACCTTACAGGTATGCTTTTACtctatttatcgatatctttttGGTTTCGACATTGGAGAACTCGTAATCGTAGAACTTGAGAATGATTCTGATGTTTCAGGAAAGATACAGGAGATATCAGGAAGCAATGAGAGCCCAAGATGCAAATCGACGAAGACGTACACCATCCGATGCTTCGTCGAGAGAAACCGCAAGTCCCAGGCCAGTTAGCATAGGGAGTTCTAAAGCGACGCCGCCTttaccacctccaccacctcccAGATCTATAATACAATCGACCAGCGTGTGCGATCTCTCGGCACCGCACATGTGGAATCTTGGAATGCATCAGGTACGTAATCGGTAGGATAGAGAATATACGTAAAATAACGGATTTTATAATCAAAAGAAACTTGTCGACGCTTGCTTGTGTTCAGGCTCAATCGATGGCACAGTTAGGTCCCGGTGGAATGCCAATGATGTGGTACTCGCCGAACAATCCCTGGGACGCGTCGATGAGTGCTTCGACCTTGAGTTTAAATCATCCACCTTTATGGGCATACCCCATGGGATATCATCCGTCTCAAATGTTACCACCGCATTATCCGGGAACTCTGTCGAGACCGCACAGTCCAGCGAGGAGTTTAAAGTCGAGCAGAAGGTCCAGGGCACCCTCGCCATCTCCAAGTATAAAATCAAGAAAGTCTATCGtctcgagatcgagatcgagaatATCCCCTGGATCGCCTTCGGACGCTAGCTCCGAAGATTCCGAGGAATCTGACTTCGACGATAGACTTTCTCGAGGATCGAGAAGTATCAGACGAGGTAGCGTTCCAAGAAGTATCAGACAGAGAAGTTATCAAGATAACGATGGTTCTAGGACTTTACTGTCTCGACCTCGTCGAGAGTAAGTAGTCTATACGTTTGCTTTGTATTCTAACGATCGTACATTCCCAAGAGTATCGTTATTCATGAGTTCGATCTTTTAGGAGACTAACGTCGGAGGATAGGATGACCAGCACGGAGGAACAATGGTCTGAAAATCAATCGACCAGACGGTACTCGATGTCCTCGAGAGGTTACGAGGACTCTCGAAGGAACACGATCGATTCTCGTCTTCGGAACATCGAAAATGGAACTTACCATGATCAGCGAcgcgaacgacgacgacgtaaaAGTACCGACGAGGAACTGTCCGATCGAAAATCTAATCCAACAGCTAGAACAAGGATCACCAGTTCCTCCGACGATCATTTCGAACGAACGGAGAAACGTTCGACGTTATACGACGACGAAATCCTTTCGTCGAAGAGACACTCTTTAAGAAACGAAGACGATCCGAGGAGATCCATCTCGCAGAGAGCTTCGAGAATGACTTTGGCAGAGTCGCAAAGACAAGCTCTGGATTCTCGTGATTCGAccttgaaaagagaaacagaaaacgaGTCGGAACGTCTTTCGTCGCGTTCTATACGAAACGCTACGACGGACGTCGATGAACTGCGAAAAAGGGAACAACGTATTCAGGACCAAAATAATGTCTCGTCCAAGAGAATATCGTCCTTTAAGAGAGAGGACTCGTTGGATCAGGCTGAACGAGCTTCGGTACAGCGCAGCTCTAGAAGGTCTTCCATCGAAACGGATACGAATCAAAACTTTAAAAGATTGTCTTCGCGCGAAATGTCGCGAACGAAGGAGGACGACGAAAGGATGCTAGcgaggaataagaaagaatcgaGCGTAGATCGGGACTCTCAAATATCTCGAACTAACGAATCCATTCAaatcaaagagaagaaaacgaacgtGGAAGACAGCAATGAGTCGTTCAAAGGATCGAAAGAAATGGTAAAcgcgttaaagaaaaattctcctacgaataaaaaagctaCGATCGAATTACCAGCTGACGAGTGGTCCTGCGAGCATTGCACTTTCATAAACAAAATCACCGAACGCGTTTGCGTAATCTGCTGCAAGACCAGAAGCAGTGCCCTACCTTCGAACGAGACGGATGATGCCGATACCAACATAGAAGATATTCAAACaatcgataacgataacaaacAAGTGTCGGGTTCTACCGAGGATCCTAATCCCGATTtggagaagaaaacaaatcttttgaaaatctCGAATAGCGAAGAAAGTGGTGACAGTGGATCGACAAAGAACAAAGGTAGAACCGGACGAAAAATCAGCTTTTCTTTTGGTACCAAGTTATCCAAATGATGAACAAATTTTACACGTTACCCTCTTTTCATAAACGActcgttctttctcgttcgcttCCGTTAgtttccgttcgttcgttttcataAACACACCAGcccccattttttttctttcgattcgcgAGATTTCAAGatgtttctaaatatttttttaccgTTCTTCTAATAGACCATCGATCATTGTTCCTCTTCTCTATATGTGTATCCttgaatgaataataaagaagcaTGCAAACTGTTTCTCACGTCTTTCGTGGAAGTCAAATGCGTAAGCGTATTTGAAATTTCACCATGTGATTTATCTatgaaattcattattattcattcaaGTTACAATCTTTTCAAGAACGAATACGCATTTGACTTGTGGATATACCTTTACtccaaacaagaaaaaaatatattgaaagaaatataataaaataaggatagataaatagaataaatcaattgagaaaagaaaagtaaacttTACAATTTGTCGAATCGATTGAATGATCACACACGATTGTATAATCTTACATCAATGTTATTCATATCGACAACACTTACAATAAacaagtaattaaaaaagaaagacgacgaagaaaataaaaacgataagatAAGACGAATATTTTGTCGTTTTTCTCATCGGAAATGCACTTGTTCGGTTTCAGGTATAAGCCTAGCAGAAAGTTCGACAGATATGCATGACGTTAAATTAGCCGAATCATCGACTACGTCcgagagaaaagacgaaggaaCTTTGACATCCTCGACACTAACATTATCCTTATCAAAGGGAACTAACCCTGAAGATATCGATGAACTCGTAAAACGACCTGCGTTATCTAAATCCAATGAGAGGATCGAAGAAACTCGTAAAGTTTCAACCGGAACGTCTCCGCCACCGCAAAGTATTTCCACCCAAGTAAGCCACAAGTTCGAGAAATAAACACTTAACATATGTTTATCGACGATAATGtggtataatatttaatcgaaaagaaaataaaaaataaaaaaaaaaaaaaacgagaaaaaattgaCGAGAACGTTTATTCGatgggaaagaaataaatgtttcagACATACGATTTTCTTCCACGAGGAGGTAGTGGTTCCCTTCGTAGATCGATGTCAACATCCAAAGGATTTTTGTCTTACGAGGATAGCGAGACAGAGGTAGGAGGAGATAAGAGCTATATCAACTTTTATCCGTCCCGATCTggaatttataatgatttatatgattgaataaatttaatatacatgcGTATAAAATTGTTCCTTTCCTACGAGAGTTTGTTACAATGGACGGATGAAAGTTAATAAACGCAAAGTCTGATtgtttattaacgattaaaacgtTGTCGAAGAaactcatctcatctcatctcattcTCATTATTCGtcttaataaaaaacgatacgGAGCATATGTTCCAGGAACCAAATAGATTTACGAACAGTCCCGATCTGTATCCACGAACGATACAAGAACAATATCTGCGGCAAGCGATTTCAAGTCAGAGCAGAGATCGAACTCGAAGAAATTCCATCGACTCCGCTCATCTCTATTATCGCTCTAGGGTAATCAAGCTACTTGCTTTATCGTAATTGACGcgatggattttttttttgtgcaaAGTAATCATAGTTTTCTTAACCCAACAGTTCTAACAACTTTGTGTCCTCGGTGTGAACGTAGGTAGGCAGGAtgacgatttaattatttcttttttttcattatttttctaatatatatctacatatacatacatacatacatacatatatacatatatatatatatatattacacactcACAGGCTTTAGTTTTAATCAGGAGCATCATGTGTTAAGCTTGATCGCTTTTCTTGCGACTGAATAAAGCGAACGTATCTCTCATTGATTTTTGATATTTGTATTGCATAGGAACCTAGCCAGCCTAGATTCATCGAAGCAGGTCCTAGTACCTCGACTCAAGGTGTATCTACGTTGACTCGTCAAGGATTAGAAATCGTCGAGCTCTTGCGAGAAGCAGAGAGACAAGGATATTCGACTGACGACGTTCAGGTGGCTCTAGCACAGGGTGCGTCCAATCCAATAGAATGGTTAAAGACACAATGGCCTCGTTCGATCGAGGCTGTTCAAATCTTGGTAAGCACCCAAGggaaagaacagagagaaaataatatcggtGTCCTTTCTGTAAACGAAGCGAAGGATGCTTTGAGGTCGGTCAAAGGTGACGTTTGGAATGCTGTCACCATTGCTACCCAACGTAGACAGCACaaggtaatatatttatatacataggtatgcatatatatagaattatgaTAAACAAtagaatcaatttttaataatcttccatgacattttcttttcttcctagaCCGCAGAAATTCTAACAAAAGGCAATTTTACAATGGCTGATGTTGTTAAAGCTCTCGATAACAACGATGGCATCGTCGATGCCGCTTTACTCGAGCTACAGAAAAATCAACTGAAGCCGTTTTTAATGAGGATCTGGGGTCCTCCGGTCGGGGTTGAAAATGATGATGCTGCACCACAAGGAGGTGAGtcaatttattcttctcttataAGTAGGACATACGTATATCGAACTATAAATGCATTAgtaaattatacgaataattattaagaaatatataaatatttaataagacaTGACAGAGTAAGGACAATAAGAAAACATAatgcaaaaaaatttatctacgTAAATAGATGCGGCTGGTATAGTTGGTGGTGCAACAAGGATTCTCGAACAGATTACCACTGTATCGGATACGGAGGCGAAGAAGCAGGTAATGTCACCAATTATTGACAATTTCGTCGCATTGCAGACCGACTTTAGAAAACAGCTGGCGGCACTAAGACAAATGACTTATAATTGGGAATACGAGAAAGACCCTCTAAACGACACTCGAGGTAATAATTCGGTTGATTTACTCGGCAGCTCGAACGGCGAAGACCCAACGATCGACGAAACCCTATTGCCAAGATCggtagaaaatattcattcaaaTCGGACGGTCGATGTAGAGAttgaacaaacgaacaaagtAGAAAATACTATGGACGATAAGGATAATCAATTAGAGAGTAGTATAATTGAATcaatagaaaacaaacaaaaaattgacgatacgaatattatagaaaataatgcaGGATTAACGGTAAAGGAACAATTGGAGATCGAtgaaaaggatcgatcgattgacgAAAATaggacaaaagaaataattagcATCGATGAATCgtcgaaaaaaatagaaactcgTGATAAAgacgatcgaaataataattccaaAGATATTGCGACAGTAAATTCGTACGATGCAGTTGTTACGAATGAGAAACATTTCAATTCTGAGACTGTTACGGTAACGGAGAAATCCGATGATGAAGATGTTACGAAAgggaataaagaaataacgaatgaGAATGAAGTATCGATGGGTGAAGATGAAATAACGCAGAAAGAGGATAAAAGGCTCTTTCGTAACGAGACTTTGCcagaggataaaaaaaatagttctCAAGAGACCTCCCTTCAACAAGATACAAATATAGTCGAGCAACCGGATCTGAAAATGCATAATGACACTACGGATAGAACGATAACAAGAAAAGTAAACGAGCGAAACAAGTCTCaggtagaaaatttatttaggaACGAAGGTTCTTCCATAAACGAGCATGGTTTAGAAGTAAACGCTGTACCCCAGTCTAAGACGATGGAGTTGCTAATGTCTGCTGTTAGATCCTTGCCGGAACAAATGATAGGACCTTTCGTAACGGCTATGAAAATGTTATCGCCTAAATTAACGACGATCGATACCGATACCGATGTAAATGAAAacgatatcgatgaaaattattccaaCCCTGCCTCCACTCCTCATCCTGTTCATTCCGAGTCAATGATCGGAGAAAAGGaggtagaaaataataatgtaaatgatcgaccgatcgatataTCTGCATTAGATAAAAACGAAGTTAAGGATACAATCTCTGaatttatcgatgaaaataaagaaagtacTACGATCGATAGGGCtcaagaagaaacagaaatcgAACAACCACCTAGGGTCGTGCCTGATAAAgaacatgaaaataaaaatatatcgaagccGGATAACGTCAATGTGAAATTCGAAGCGAAGGATTTGACGGATCAACAGAAGGACTTCCGAGCGGTAGGTACGGATCGAACTGAAGCTAATACTGCGCTAACTAACATAGGACAGAATACTACAACAGATAAAACTGCAATCCCTTCGGACGTATCATTAACAAATGCACGTCATTACGAGCTGCCATTGAATCATGATTTTCAATCACGAACGATAATCGATACATACGTGGACATGCATTCTGAAATCGTTGTAGATAATGAAAACATGAATACGGAATTGATAGATCTACAAGATAATTTTCCAGTGATGGAGAAAACGCATGTAGAaagtaataatgattataatgataatgaaaatgataacaatgataaGACAAATAGAGATCCGATGAAACTGGATAAGGAGTTATCGAATGTAACTTCACGTATAATTAATGAACATTCCAATGATCAATCGCATCTAATTAATACATCAATGATCGATGGATCCATAAacataaaatcattttcaaaggaAGCGAATAACTCTTCCAATGATTTCGCATTACCCCATAACCCCATGATTGACTTAACGTTTGATAACAAACAGAATGATGCAGAATCATCATCGACTAACGACGAATCAATGGATAATCTAGATCCATTTGTTCGTAACGACACTCGTTCTAACGAAATTAGTAATCTGATCGAACTTAAAGATGATTTAATCCTCGACGTACCGATATTGACACCAATGAAAATATCCAATGACAATCAACGATTAAATCTAATCGACATTTtcgaatttgataaaaaagatttacagagtaatattttaaaagattcgGTCGATTCTAATTCgcttaatcgatcgaaatctaACGCGGCTTCTTTAAATTTCAATCCTAAATTCGTCGAAGAATCCTCCGAATTTTCATCGCgattaaaatcaaaagatCTCGATTCCAATAATAACGCACCAGAAAATTTATCCAATTTGTCGTCtttaaatcaaatcaaatcaaatgcATCTAACCTTTCGGAtatcgaacaaataaaaacgatagagaagatcgatgataaatcgcgcgaatcgaaagagagaaatgttgAATTTATTAGCGAAGTTATTTTATCGCCGTTATTAAAAGACATACAGACGGTTCGCGAGACGATCGACGACCAAAAACTTTCTTACGAAGTATCATCGTTTCTTGAAAACTTGAACTTTATCGAATCGTCTCCTCGGGTTTTTTTAGAATCGAATATTAATGACATCTCGGCTggtattatcgaaataaacatATCCGAATCTCCGATTATAGCTGTAAACGATTGCGCTCCGGtcaaagaagtagaaaaaattgattctgTATTggaaaccaaaaagaaaattgttgataAGATTAACGAGAAACCGATTGACGATTTAAATGTTAACATTTTCAAAAAGGTTAAATCTAGCGACGTTGAtaaaatcgaaacgaatttAATTGAACCAATTGGTACAATGAAACTAACGAGAGgagatattattaaagaacGATCTAAATCGCCGGTAAAAAAAGTAAGTAGAAGGAAATCGCCAGTTAAGATCATAAAGAGAGCTAATACGCTTCTACCTAAGAAGGTCTCGACAAAAATTAACGTCCTTCCGAGAACTACCGCTCTCGTGAAAGCGAGAAACGCAGCTGttgaaataatgaagaaacCGATCGCTTTGAAAAGTATTACACGGATCGAAGACACGCGATCGAAAGGATCTATCGAACAAATTGAAGACGTTCGTATTAAGAAATCGGAGAATACAATAAAACCGATAAAAACTACGATCGATAATGAAAAGAGATCTGCGAG
Coding sequences within:
- the LOC122629633 gene encoding E3 ubiquitin-protein ligase lubel isoform X6; translation: MAISNPSTRLRMARTMPHWVLAQQQKDAEERKERIPTPPKVPPPSLSGDCGDPDYEIIEFPIRGTPQKTTPMSTDLPSITKHSKCALCGTENVFARCDTCKENYCEACDDMNHKHPKRKAHVRRRIVTETAAKNRPPLPPKGENLAGPPPVPPPRRNRKSSQAKLTQNQGGTNRSLIEKPGSTKRDVSNASGSSSTTRETNFQGSKINTTIEGSGSSTDKMSTLQERYRRYQEAMRAQDANRRRRTPSDASSRETASPRPVSIGSSKATPPLPPPPPPRSIIQSTSVCDLSAPHMWNLGMHQAQSMAQLGPGGMPMMWYSPNNPWDASMSASTLSLNHPPLWAYPMGYHPSQMLPPHYPGTLSRPHSPARSLKSSRRSRAPSPSPSIKSRKSIVSRSRSRISPGSPSDASSEDSEESDFDDRLSRGSRSIRRGSVPRSIRQRSYQDNDGSRTLLSRPRRERLTSEDRMTSTEEQWSENQSTRRYSMSSRGYEDSRRNTIDSRLRNIENGTYHDQRRERRRRKSTDEELSDRKSNPTARTRITSSSDDHFERTEKRSTLYDDEILSSKRHSLRNEDDPRRSISQRASRMTLAESQRQALDSRDSTLKRETENESERLSSRSIRNATTDVDELRKREQRIQDQNNVSSKRISSFKREDSLDQAERASVQRSSRRSSIETDTNQNFKRLSSREMSRTKEDDERMLARNKKESSVDRDSQISRTNESIQIKEKKTNVEDSNESFKGSKEMVNALKKNSPTNKKATIELPADEWSCEHCTFINKITERVCVICCKTRSSALPSNETDDADTNIEDIQTIDNDNKQVSGSTEDPNPDLEKKTNLLKISNSEESGDSGSTKNKGISLAESSTDMHDVKLAESSTTSERKDEGTLTSSTLTLSLSKGTNPEDIDELVKRPALSKSNERIEETRKVSTGTSPPPQSISTQTYDFLPRGGSGSLRRSMSTSKGFLSYEDSETEEPNRFTNSPDLYPRTIQEQYLRQAISSQSRDRTRRNSIDSAHLYYRSREPSQPRFIEAGPSTSTQGVSTLTRQGLEIVELLREAERQGYSTDDVQVALAQGASNPIEWLKTQWPRSIEAVQILVSTQGKEQRENNIGVLSVNEAKDALRSVKGDVWNAVTIATQRRQHKTAEILTKGNFTMADVVKALDNNDGIVDAALLELQKNQLKPFLMRIWGPPVGVENDDAAPQGDAAGIVGGATRILEQITTVSDTEAKKQVMSPIIDNFVALQTDFRKQLAALRQMTYNWEYEKDPLNDTRGNNSVDLLGSSNGEDPTIDETLLPRSVENIHSNRTVDVEIEQTNKVENTMDDKDNQLESSIIESIENKQKIDDTNIIENNAGLTVKEQLEIDEKDRSIDENRTKEIISIDESSKKIETRDKDDRNNNSKDIATVNSYDAVVTNEKHFNSETVTVTEKSDDEDVTKGNKEITNENEVSMGEDEITQKEDKRLFRNETLPEDKKNSSQETSLQQDTNIVEQPDLKMHNDTTDRTITRKVNERNKSQVENLFRNEGSSINEHGLEVNAVPQSKTMELLMSAVRSLPEQMIGPFVTAMKMLSPKLTTIDTDTDVNENDIDENYSNPASTPHPVHSESMIGEKEVENNNVNDRPIDISALDKNEVKDTISEFIDENKESTTIDRAQEETEIEQPPRVVPDKEHENKNISKPDNVNVKFEAKDLTDQQKDFRAVESNINDISAGIIEINISESPIIAVNDCAPVKEVEKIDSVLETKKKIVDKINEKPIDDLNVNIFKKVKSSDVDKIETNLIEPIGTMKLTRGDIIKERSKSPVKKVSRRKSPVKIIKRANTLLPKKVSTKINVLPRTTALVKARNAAVEIMKKPIALKSITRIEDTRSKGSIEQIEDVRIKKSENTIKPIKTTIDNEKRSASSMDQRSIESTFERSKKTTDIKNEKVESERDQSVDKNKSKIKFISKIPILTARCKTSSKIVQATASKDKPVKINKIILGSVPTRLPVARQTILKTNLKATKIPNISENVKEKEIVVRKEKESITIGRTADKVDDKKVDNDNDGFNCRTEKEKLESNLETLEIKTEVERSNNSDDDGSSSEHDDEEDEQDEEEEEEEEEEEEEEKEVSDVEESSSVFDSSSESENFTVLMREVPKSSSDKSNSVESLLTVEDQIEKTLQAIRAELSNYESDELEENEDLKPDEKDAKDDTENEDSSSLSDEIFEEAICGGEESIDINITKMDEIEIIQNDLEIKTPEDSSIVSNLEETMVEKQISKDSNNKISKNNSVNDDVNKHSRVNEQSKVNEIFKKNTSKIAKLEKRNLHEGNTKDVKMIQSVRVLREVETNDKNKRKKDKEDPRVTQSKRFSLVASCIRRFEGEDKTERKRNEVENVNATRREGSPKTERERTARRLLAEGRASNYEEAEVAASLLALKFGDAEAIHAAKECGSVESALAFLQQECELCTGRYAMSQMISMLKCTHRCCNECAKNYFTIQISDRNIIDAVCPFCKEPNLRDANEDDVLEYFSNLDIQLKSLLDSPIHELFQRKLRDRTLMQDPNFKWCIQCSSGFYADPEHKRLICPDCRSITCAFCRKPWEKQHEGITCEQFAAWKDENDPDNQAAGLAKHLADNGIDCPKCKFRYSLSRGGCMHFTCSQCKFEFCCGCGKAFLMGAKCSISPYCAKLGLHAHHPRNCLFYLRDKEPAQLQQLLKENDIEYDTEGPIGERKCKVQLQKETPAGVVDAICNSDVVEGQAGLCRIHYVEYLVRKIRSTQLEPLPLLNIDDLETCVKRSGLKLPPNWQHYIEYLAGLVLKSKLDPVAIFDLNDAKQELRRRGKVPPAKDQEMSERDYLQACIQIVQKEIPLE